The Pecten maximus chromosome 11, xPecMax1.1, whole genome shotgun sequence genome has a segment encoding these proteins:
- the LOC117337433 gene encoding adenine phosphoribosyltransferase-like — MTEEKIKRINDAVSVHPDFPKPGIDFKNIFPVLRNPSLFKDLIDVMVESVSKNAEGVKKIVGLDARGFLFGPMIAQALGIGFVPVRKAGKLPGATHSITYKLEYGQDTFEVEQDSVKQGEKVVIVDDLLATGGTMKAAYDLVNKAGGEVLQCLVVMELVDLRGRDKVPNTTVTSLIKY; from the exons ATGACAGAAGAGAAAATTAAACGAATAAATGATGCTGTTTCCGTACATCCAGATTTTCCTAAGCCAGGAATAGACTTTAA aaatatcttCCCAGTTTTACGTAATCCATCGCTGTTTAAAGACCTAATAGATGTGATGGTGGAGAGTGTTTCTAAAAATGCTGAAGGTGTCAAAAAGATAGTCGGACTCGACGCCCGTGGATTTCTGTTTGGACCAATGATTGCTCAGGCCCTTGGTATAGGATTTGTTCCAGTACGCAAAGCTGGAAAACTACCAGGGGCAACTCACAGCATAACATACAAACTGGAATATGGCCag GATACCTTTGAAGTTGAACAAGATTCTGTGAAACAAGGAGAGAAGGTTGTGATAGTTGATGACCTTTTAGCAACTGGAG GCACGATGAAGGCGGCATACGACTTGGTGAACAAGGCAGGAGGCGAGGTTCTTCAGTGTCTTGTTGTCATGGAGCTGGTGGATTTGCGTGGACGCGACAAAGTACCAAATACAACTGTGACATCGCTCATTAAATACTAA